A single genomic interval of Aedes aegypti strain LVP_AGWG chromosome 1, AaegL5.0 Primary Assembly, whole genome shotgun sequence harbors:
- the LOC110674291 gene encoding putative ATP synthase subunit f, mitochondrial, with product MTFGDYPAEYNPKVHGPYDPARYFGMPDTPLGQANRVLGLAAVTRTQGCRWGRAFWSWKHKYSQLSFAESRLTVTYINFVSVSPSQVFFYAINYGKLKHHRNYKYH from the exons ATGACTTTCGGTGATTATCCAGCGGAGTACAACCCGAAGGTCCACGGACCTTACGATCCTGCCCGTTACTTCGGCATGCCGGATACGCCCTTGGGCCAGGCGAATAGGGTGCTTGGTTTGGCCGCCGTGACAAGAACCCAAGGCTGCCGCTGGGGCCGTGCCTTTTGGAGCTGGAAACACAAGTACAGTCAACtatcgttc gcagaatctcggctcactgtgacgtacataaatttcgtatcggtttctccctcccaggtgttCTTCTATGCCATCAACTACGGCAAACTGAAGCACCACAGGAACTACAAGTACCACTAA